A stretch of the Malus sylvestris chromosome 10, drMalSylv7.2, whole genome shotgun sequence genome encodes the following:
- the LOC126586737 gene encoding vesicle-associated protein 4-2-like: MAIADQKSSSSSSSSSDGKVWGFFKRPFRTSRNAAVTTSSSSSHNAPHHHSNAQGDGSNQNAANSVSSVARSLLPTRRRLKLDPNNKLYFPCEPGKQVRSAIRIKNTSKSFVAFKFQTTAPKSCFMRPPGAILSPGESLIATVFKFVEAPEKNEKLVDQKSRVKFKIMSLKVKGPMEYVPELFDEQKDQVAVEQILRVVFLDPERSTPAMEKLKRQLADADAALEARKKPAEEAGPKIIGEGLVIDEWKERRERYLARQQVDGVDSP, translated from the exons ATGGCCATCGCTGACCAaaagtcgtcgtcgtcgtcttcgTCTTCGTCCGACGGAAAAGTCTGGGGCTTCTTCAAGCGACCGTTTCGGACGTCGAGGAACGCCGCCGTTACGACGTCGTCCTCGTCGTCGCACAACGCTCCCCACCACCATAGTAACGCCCAGGGCGACGGATCGAATCAAAACGCCGCGAATTCGGTGTCGTCCGTCGCCAGGTCGCTGCTTCCGACTCGCCGTAGACTCAAGCTCGATCCCAACAATAAACTCTATTTTCCCT GTGAACCCGGAAAGCAGGTTAGGAGTGCCATTAGAATTAAAAACACCAGCAAGTCCTTTGTAGCATTCAAG TTCCAAACAACTGCACCGAAAAGTTGTTTCATgcgtcctccaggagcaattcTTAGTCCAGGCGAGAGTCTTATAGCAACTG TATTCAAGTTTGTCGAGGCCCCCGAGAAGAATGAAAAACTAGTGGATCAAAAGAGCAGAGTTAAGTTTAAAATCATGAGCTTGAAGGTGAAGGGACCAATGGAATATGTACCTGAGCTG TTTGATGAGCAAAAGGACCAAGTGGCCGTAGAGCAGATACTACGGGTTGTCTTTCTAGATCCAGAGCGTTCTACTCCT GCTATGGAAAAACTGAAGCGCCAGTTGGCTGATGCCGATGCTGCGCTGGAGGCACGCAAGAAACCTGCGGAAGAAGCCGGTCCAAAGATTATTGGAGAAGGACTCGTCATAGATGAATGG AAGGAGAGGAGGGAAAGATATCTCGCCCGGCAGCAAGTTGATGGCGTGGACTCCCCATGA
- the LOC126586726 gene encoding probable LRR receptor-like serine/threonine-protein kinase At3g47570 — MELTTFTTQHPSLSFFLLLSLVIQLTRSGMGVLVLKLILIYLLFSAVFVCCWSSLQSGLGGNATDRLALLAIKAQIKQDLHNYNVMSSWNKSTHFCMWHGVTCSRRHHQRVTNLDLQSQNLVGKLSPNIGNLSFLRELWLQNNSFSQEIPPQIGNLRRLQVLRLDLNSFGGSIPHNISYCFNLILVNFTRNKLVGKIPSEIGLLSKLQKISLQDTTVTGQVPPSLGNLSSLQLLALGSNNLMGNIPSSLGQLKKLAILGLAINQLSGSIPSSIYNLSSLVTFSMPFNQFEGSIPSDIGKTLPNLEVFNVNSNQLTGSIPSSIFNVTSVWYFDVGHNNLIGRVPNLQKLHNLVQFNIQYNNIGSGKDGDLSFLSDLTNATQLQRLGISSNNFGGTLPMSIANLSTKLEWFWVQHNQIYGSIPSGIGNLVSLERLLWGNNSFTGNIPSDMGKLSNLGSLEIFMNKLSGNIPSSLRNLTKLYHLELDGNYLEGPIPSGLGECHGLQLLDLSDNLLNGTIPKQVFTLSSLSISLNLSNNLFTGSLPPEVGNFHSLSELDLSDNMLSGELPSSLGGCESLEVLHLQGNFFHGSIPLSMSSVRGIQDLDLSHNNFSGEIPHFLEGFRILNNLNLSFNQFWGVVPTEGVFKNASAISVVGNTNMCSPVVNLNLPKCKSKETKKQRLSRSLKLILPLVFGLTLLGIAMVFYLFLCSLRKKRKEISLSTLGNTILQVSYATLLKATDRFSEANLIGAGSFGSVYKGVLDEDDKAQLVAVKVFNLLRHGASRSFIAECEALRNIRHRNLVKIITVCSSVDFNGNDFKALVYEFMDNGSLEEWLHPPTGTEDLRDHVPKKLSLLQSLEIAIGVACALDYLHNHCETPIVHCDLKPSNVLLDNELTGHVSDFGLARFLSQVTSNVSAIQSQTSSVGIRGTVGYAAPEYGMGSEVSTSGDVYSFGILLLEMFTGKRPTDMMFGDSLNLHNFVKMALTGRVTEIADAPLLQGGTNENPNHCSARIHKVEVCLSLIFRIGIACSAESATDRLKNINDAASELHSIRNTFLG, encoded by the exons ATGGAACTCACCACCTTCACAACTCAACACccatctctttctttctttctgcttctCTCTCTAGTTATACAGTTAACCAGATCAGGaatgggggttttggttttgaaattGATCTTAATATACTTGCTTTTCAGTGCAGTGTTCGTTTGTTGTTGGAGCTCTCTGCAATCTGGACTCGGAGGGAATGCAACGGATAGGCTGGCTCTGCTTGCCATCAAAgctcaaataaagcaagatcTCCATAATTACAACGTGATGAGCTCCTGGAACAAATCCACGCACTTTTGCATGTGGCATGGTGTGACGTGCAGTCGACGACATCACCAAAGGGTCACTAACCTAGACCTGCAATCTCAAAATCTGGTAGGGAAATTATCCCCAAACATAGGAAATCTGAGTTTTCTAAGAGAGCTGTGGCTGCAAAACAACAGCTTTAGTCAAGAAATTCCTCCGCAAATTGGGAATTTGCGTAGATTGCAAGTATTGCGATTAGATCTGAACTCATTTGGTGGCAGTATTCCACACAATATATCATATTGCTTCAACCTTATCCTTGTGAATTTCACTCGCAACAAGTTGGTGGGTAAAATTCCTTCAGAAATTGGATTGCTGTCGAAACTGCAAAAAATTTCATTACAAGATACTACTGTAACGGGACAGGTCCCTCCTTCCTTGGGGAACCTTTCGTCTCTCCAATTACTAGCTCTTGGTAGTAATAACTTGATGGGCAACATCCCCAGTTCTCTTGGCCAATTGAAAAAATTAGCCATCTTGGGATTGGCGATAAATCAGTTGTCTGGTAGCATCCCTTCCTCCATTTATAACCTCTCTTCTCTTGTTACATTTTCCATGCCATTTAACCAATTTGAAGGGAGTATTCCATCAGATATTGGCAAAACTCTTCCTAATCTCGAAGTCTTCAACGTCAACTCAAACCAACTCACTGGGTCCATACCTTCCTCAATATTCAACGTCACAAGTGTTTGGTATTTTGATGTTGGGCATAACAACCTAATCGGACGGGTACCGAATCTCCAAAAGCTTCACAACCTCGTGCAGTTCAACATTCAATATAACAATATTGGAAGCGGTAAAGATGGTGACTTAAGTTTTCTCTCGGACTTGACCAATGCCACCCAGTTACAAAGGCTGGGTATTAGCAGCAACAATTTTGGAGGGACATTGCCCATGTCAATAGCCAATCTCTCAACCAAACTCGAATGGTTTTGGGTTCAACATAACCAAATATATGGAAGCATCCCATCTGGGATAGGGAATCTGGTGAGCTTGGAAAGGTTGCTTTGGGGGAATAATAGCTTCACAGGTAACATCCCCTCTGACATGGGTAAGCTTTCAAACCTTGGATCATTAGAAATTTTCATGAACAAATTATCAGGAAATATTCCGTCTTCCTTAAGAAATTTAACCAAGTTATACCATCTTGAGTTGGATGGAAATTATCTTGAGGGCCCCATTCCTTCAGGTCTGGGGGAATGCCATGGGTTGCAATTGTTGGATCTTTCTGATAACCTCCTAAATGGCACAAtacccaaacaagtttttacacTCTCCTCCTTATCGATTTCTTTGAACTTGTCTAATAACCTCTTCACAGGTTCCCTTCCCCCGGAGGTTGGGAATTTCCATAGTCTAAGTGAACTGGATCTTTCTGATAACATGTTATCTGGAGAACTCCCCAGTAGCCTTGGTGGTTGTGAGAGTTTAGAAGTCCTGCATTTGCAAGGAAACTTCTTCCACGGGTCCATTCCTTTGTCTATGAGTTCAGTTAGAGGGATTCAAGATCTAGACCTTTCTCACAATAATTTTTCAGGTGAAATTCCACATTTTTTAGAAGGCTTTAGAATCCTTAATAATCTGAACTTATCATTCAATCAATTTTGGGGAGTGGTACCaactgaaggtgttttcaaAAATGCGAGTGCTATTTCAGTTGTTGGCAACACTAATATGTGCAGCCCTGTTGTTAATTTAAACCTTCCCAAGTGCAAGTCTAAAGAGACCAAGAAACAAAGATTGTCTCGTAGCTTGAAACTAATACTCCCTTTAGTATTTGGACTTACTCTTCTAGGAATAGCCATGGtgttctatttgtttctttgttctttaaggaagaaaaggaaagaaatttcATTGAGCACTTTGGGGAACACTATTTTGCAAGTGTCGTATGCTACTCTACTCAAAGCTACTGATAGGTTCTCAGAGGCTAATTTAATTGGTGCTGGCAGTTTTGGGTCTGTGTACAAAGGAGTTCTTGATGAGGATGATAAAGCTCAACTTGTTGCCGTGAAGGTGTTTAACTTGTTACGCCATGGAGCTTCGAGGAGTTTCATAGCCGAGTGTGAAGCTTTGAGAAATATTAGGCACCGAAATCTCGTCAAGATTATAACCGTGTGTTCAAGTGTTGATTTTAATGGTAATGATTTCAAGGCTCTAGTTTATGAGTTCATGGACAACGGGAGCTTAGAGGAGTGGCTGCATCCACCTACTGGAACTGAAGACTTAAGAGATCATGTACCCAAGAAGTTAAGTCTTCTTCAGAGTCTAGAAATTGCCATTGGTGTTGCTTGTGCATTGGATTATCTTCATAATCATTGTGAAACGCCAATAGTTCATTGTGATCTCAAGCCAAGCAACGTTCTCTTGGACAATGAATTGACTGGCCATGTTTCTGACTTTGGATTagcaaggtttctctcacaaGTAACGAGTAATGTTTCAGCAATTCAGAGTCAGACAAGTTCCGTTGGAATAAGAGGAACGGTTGGTTATGCAGCTCCag AGTATGGCATGGGGAGTGAGGTGTCAACGAGTGGTGATGTATACAGCTTTGGCATTCTCTTGTTGGAGATGTTTACAGGGAAGAGACCCACTGACATGATGTTTGGTGATAGCTTGAACCTTCATAATTTTGTCAAGATGGCTCTCACTGGGCGAGTTACTGAGATTGCAGACGCACCACTTCTTCAAGGAGGCACGAACGAGAATCCCAATCATTGCAGTGCGAGAATTCATAAAGTTGAGGTGTGCTTGAGTTTAATATTTAGAATTGGAATTGCTTGTTCTGCTGAATCCGCAACAGATCGACTAAAGAATATCAATGATGCTGCATCTGAACTTCATTCCATTAGGAATACTTTTCTTGGATAG